The following coding sequences are from one Triticum aestivum cultivar Chinese Spring chromosome 5A, IWGSC CS RefSeq v2.1, whole genome shotgun sequence window:
- the LOC123103564 gene encoding CRM-domain containing factor CFM3, chloroplastic/mitochondrial isoform X1 has protein sequence MALLFPPPALSPKPPFPSTLRSTRPRRATCISSVSSPRPPASAPSPSTSSPYEAPALDGGTEIRKNKKRRNLKPSFEEQALRRWSVRAPSQRASFPWQRQQPQPAHREDERAEDHEPSSATLRSIVEYFDYDSSEDGGGGVGEGKDKGNDGVAHGEAAQDRDEESRPQPNYLLGTRPFSAPWMHGQEGPTVVDGPLSGPVGGDEEEAVRSGVFDDELDSEDEDEEWVDNSEVLEEEPMAVNLEEELYEDEDPAAPTASSSFPLDSILEDQSSTGSGFDRSIRRSSVSSIVNTLRNSMEESATIGSSEGEDFVQKLGSVLLPWEREEGNAFDGDKRGRHSNTKLAERTIPEPELRRLRDAALRMKERMRVGPGGVTHAIVENIHSKWKVDEVVKMRFEGPPSLNMKRTHEILEDRTGGTVIWRSGRSIVLYRGMNYNLRCVQSYAKIAEVDSSENAGDAIGVVPSSEEHDLQKPTVEHDLQKPVVERNSQKSSAEDVKRSTSVMNFSQEATETFDIDSFLDQLGPRYKDWSGRSPVPVDADLLPGLVPGYKPPFRQLPYRTKISLKDKEMTALRRLARQTAPHFALGRNREHQGLAAAIVKVWEKSSIVKIAIKRGVPNTCNDRMAEEIKKLTGGVLVSRNKEYINFYRGNDFVTPKVRKVLVEQQQHAITQQEQEELARLKASASITPIPKALKNPLVAGTLAETREATSRWGDSLNDELRKKENNRLILAKHTSLLKNMKRKLILAKTKVAKAEMALAKVQEYLSPAELPTDLETITDEERFLFRRIGLKMKAFLMLGRREVFDGTVQNMHFHWKHRELVKIVVKGKTFEQVKHIAISLEAESGGVLIALDKTTKGYSIIFYRGKNYKRPQVLKPRNLLTRRRAMARSIELQRREALNHHISVLRHKIWKLKSQLVRQFISDFIESNFSMLTLLDDALHLCYHHQVQMRAAGRKQDAELLQTVEDDLSSDDDNIQDEGDEAYLQTYGSDDEDDADDDSNEYL, from the exons ATGGCACTGCTCTTCCCGCCCCCGGCCCTCTCACCCAAACCCCCCTTCCCATCCACCCTCCGATCGACGCGGCCGCGGCGCGCCACCTGCATCAGCAGCGTCTCCTCCCCTCGCCCTCCCGCTTCGGCGCCCTCCCCGTCCACCTCCTCGCCGTACGAGGCGCCGGCGCTAGACGGCGGCACGGAGataaggaagaataagaagaggaggaaCCTGAAGCCGAGCTTCGAGGAGCAGGCCCTCCGCCGCTGGTCCGTGAGGGCGCCCTCCCAGCGCGCCTCCTTCCCCTGGCAGCGGCAGCAGCCGCAGCCGGCTCACCGAGAAGACGAGCGCGCGGAGGATCATGAGCCCAGTAGCGCCACGCTGCGGTCCATCGTCGAGTACTTCGACTACGACTCCtcggaggatggcggcggcggtgtCGGAGAGGGCAAGGACAAGGGCAATGACGGCGTGGCACACGGCGAGGCGGCCCAGGACCGGGATGAAGAGTCGCGTCCCCAACCGAACTACCTGCTCGGGACCCGGCCGTTCTCCGCGCCGTGGATGCACGGGCAAGAAGGACCCACCGTCGTCGACGGGCCGCTCTCGGGTCCGGTGGGTGGAGACGAGGAAGAGGCTGTCAGGAGTGGTGTGTTCGATGATGAGCTAGATTCGGAGGATGAAGACGAAGAATGGGTGGACAACAGTGAGGTATTGGAAGAAGAGCCAATGGCAGTGAACTTAGAAGAGGAATTGTATGAGGATGAGGATCCTGCTGCGCCGACAGCAAGTTCTTCTTTTCCGCTGGACTCTATACTGGAGGACCAAAGTTCCACAGGCAGTGGGTTCGACAGGAGTATTAGGCGAAGCAGTGTAAGCTCAATTGTCAACACACTCAGGAATTCGATGGAGGAAAGTGCCACAATTGGGAGCTCCGAAGGGGAAGATTTTGTCCAGAAGCTGGGTTCTGTGCTCCTCCCatgggagagggaggaggggaatGCGTTCGATGGTGACAAGCGAGGGAGGCATAGCAACACCAAGTTGGCAGAGAGGACTATACCAGAACCAGAGCTGCGGAGGCTTAGAGACGCGGCATTGAGGATGAAGGAGAGGATGAGGGTTGGTCCAGGAGGGGTTACACATGCCATTGTGGAGAACATCCACAGTAAATGGAAGGTGGACGAGGTGGTCAAGATGAGGTTTGAAGGGCCTCCGAGCCTGAACATGAAGAGAACCCATGAGATACTAGAG GACAGGACTGGAGGAACTGTGATATGGAGGTCAGGGAGGTCGATTGTCTTATACCGAGGAATGAACTACAACCTTCGATGCGTGCAGTCATATGCCAAAATTGCGGAAGTTGATTCATCCGAAAATGCTGGCGATGCCATTGGTGTTGTACCCAGCTCTGAAGAGCATGACTTGCAAAAGCCAACTGTTGAGCATGATTTGCAAAAGCCAGTTGTTGAGCGTAATTCGCAAAAGTCAAGTGCAGAGGATGTGAAAAGATcgacatctgtcatgaatttctcTCAAGAAGCTACGGAAACGTTTGATATCGATAGCTTCTTGGATCAGTTGGGACCACGCTACAAGGATTGGTCTGGTCGCAGCCCCGTCCCTGTGGATGCTGACTTGCTTCCTGGTTTAGTTCCAGGGTACAAGCCACCATTTAGGCAACTTCCTTATAGGACTAAAATTAGTTTGAAAGATAAGGAAATGACAGCTTTGCGTAGACTTGCTAGACAAACTGCTCCACATTTCGCTCTAG GGAGAAACAGGGAACACCAAGGCTTAGCTGCTGCTATTGTTAAAGTATGGGAGAAAAGTTCTATTGTAAAGATTGCCATCAAGAGGGGGGTGCCAAACACATGCAACGATAGAATGGCGGAGGAAATCAAG AAATTGACAGGAGGAGTACTTGTTTCGAGGAACAAGGAGTATATTAATTTCTATAGGGGAAATGACTTCGTGACTCCTAAAGTAAGGAAGGTCTTGGTGGAACAGCAACAACACGCAATTACTCAGCAGGAACAGGAAGAGCTGGCCAGGCTTAAAGCATCAGCCTCAATTACTCCCATCCCCAAAGCATTAAAGAATCCTCTAGTTGCTGGCACTCTTGCAGAAACTAGAGAAGCCACATCTCGATGGGGAGATTCACTTAATGACGAGCTGAGGAAAAAGGAGAATAATCGTTTGATTTTGGCCAAACATACCTCTCTTTTGAAGAACATGAAGAGAAAACTGATTTTG GCGAAAACAAAGGTTGCAAAAGCAGAGATGGCTTTGGCGAAAGTTCAGGAATATCTCTCTCCAGCAGAGCTTCCAACGGATCTGGAAACTATTACAGACGAGGAGCGTTTCCTATTCCGCAGAATTGGCCTGAAAATGAAGGCCTTTTTGATGCTTG GCAGGCGGGAAGTTTTTGATGGTACTGTGCAAAACATGCACTTTCATTGGAAGCATCGAGAATTGGTCAAAATTGTTGTGAAGGGAAAGACCTTTGAACAAGTTAAACATATTGCAATCTCTCTAGAAGCTGAGAGTGGAGGTGTGCTCATTGCACTTGACAAGACAACAAAAGGATATTCAATCATTTTCTACCGTGGTAAGAACTATAAAAGGCCCCAAGTTTTAAAGCCACGGAACCTATTGACAAGGAGAAGAGCAATGGCACGGTCCATTGAGCTCCAAAGACGAGAG GCATTAAACCATCATATCTCAGTTCTGCGACACAAGATCTGGAAGTTGAAATCACAGCTTGTAAGGCAATTTATATCTGATTTCATCGAATCTAATTTTTCCATGTTAACACTTCTTGATGATGCGCTACACCTTTGTTATCATCATCAGGTACAGATGAGGGCTGCTGGGAGAAAACAGGATGCAGAGTTACTCCAAACAGTTGAGGACGATTTGTCTTCAGATGATGATAATATACAG GATGAAGGGGATGAAGCTTACCTGCAAACTTACGGCAGCGACGATGAGGACGATGCGGACGATGATTCCAATGAATATCTCTGA
- the LOC123103564 gene encoding CRM-domain containing factor CFM3, chloroplastic/mitochondrial isoform X2, with protein sequence MALLFPPPALSPKPPFPSTLRSTRPRRATCISSVSSPRPPASAPSPSTSSPYEAPALDGGTEIRKNKKRRNLKPSFEEQALRRWSVRAPSQRASFPWQRQQPQPAHREDERAEDHEPSSATLRSIVEYFDYDSSEDGGGGVGEGKDKGNDGVAHGEAAQDRDEESRPQPNYLLGTRPFSAPWMHGQEGPTVVDGPLSGPVGGDEEEAVRSGVFDDELDSEDEDEEWVDNSEVLEEEPMAVNLEEELYEDEDPAAPTASSSFPLDSILEDQSSTGSGFDRSIRRSSVSSIVNTLRNSMEESATIGSSEGEDFVQKLGSVLLPWEREEGNAFDGDKRGRHSNTKLAERTIPEPELRRLRDAALRMKERMRVGPGGVTHAIVENIHSKWKVDEVVKMRFEGPPSLNMKRTHEILEDRTGGTVIWRSGRSIVLYRGMNYNLRCVQSYAKIAEVDSSENAGDAIGVVPSSEEHDLQKPTVEHDLQKPVVERNSQKSSAEDVKRSTSVMNFSQEATETFDIDSFLDQLGPRYKDWSGRSPVPVDADLLPGLVPGYKPPFRQLPYRTKISLKDKEMTALRRLARQTAPHFALGRNREHQGLAAAIVKVWEKSSIVKIAIKRGVPNTCNDRMAEEIKKLTGGVLVSRNKEYINFYRGNDFVTPKVRKVLVEQQQHAITQQEQEELARLKASASITPIPKALKNPLVAGTLAETREATSRWGDSLNDELRKKENNRLILAKHTSLLKNMKRKLILAKTKVAKAEMALAKVQEYLSPAELPTDLETITDEERFLFRRIGLKMKAFLMLGRREVFDGTVQNMHFHWKHRELVKIVVKGKTFEQVKHIAISLEAESGGVLIALDKTTKGYSIIFYRGKNYKRPQVLKPRNLLTRRRAMARSIELQRREALNHHISVLRHKIWKLKSQLVQMRAAGRKQDAELLQTVEDDLSSDDDNIQDEGDEAYLQTYGSDDEDDADDDSNEYL encoded by the exons ATGGCACTGCTCTTCCCGCCCCCGGCCCTCTCACCCAAACCCCCCTTCCCATCCACCCTCCGATCGACGCGGCCGCGGCGCGCCACCTGCATCAGCAGCGTCTCCTCCCCTCGCCCTCCCGCTTCGGCGCCCTCCCCGTCCACCTCCTCGCCGTACGAGGCGCCGGCGCTAGACGGCGGCACGGAGataaggaagaataagaagaggaggaaCCTGAAGCCGAGCTTCGAGGAGCAGGCCCTCCGCCGCTGGTCCGTGAGGGCGCCCTCCCAGCGCGCCTCCTTCCCCTGGCAGCGGCAGCAGCCGCAGCCGGCTCACCGAGAAGACGAGCGCGCGGAGGATCATGAGCCCAGTAGCGCCACGCTGCGGTCCATCGTCGAGTACTTCGACTACGACTCCtcggaggatggcggcggcggtgtCGGAGAGGGCAAGGACAAGGGCAATGACGGCGTGGCACACGGCGAGGCGGCCCAGGACCGGGATGAAGAGTCGCGTCCCCAACCGAACTACCTGCTCGGGACCCGGCCGTTCTCCGCGCCGTGGATGCACGGGCAAGAAGGACCCACCGTCGTCGACGGGCCGCTCTCGGGTCCGGTGGGTGGAGACGAGGAAGAGGCTGTCAGGAGTGGTGTGTTCGATGATGAGCTAGATTCGGAGGATGAAGACGAAGAATGGGTGGACAACAGTGAGGTATTGGAAGAAGAGCCAATGGCAGTGAACTTAGAAGAGGAATTGTATGAGGATGAGGATCCTGCTGCGCCGACAGCAAGTTCTTCTTTTCCGCTGGACTCTATACTGGAGGACCAAAGTTCCACAGGCAGTGGGTTCGACAGGAGTATTAGGCGAAGCAGTGTAAGCTCAATTGTCAACACACTCAGGAATTCGATGGAGGAAAGTGCCACAATTGGGAGCTCCGAAGGGGAAGATTTTGTCCAGAAGCTGGGTTCTGTGCTCCTCCCatgggagagggaggaggggaatGCGTTCGATGGTGACAAGCGAGGGAGGCATAGCAACACCAAGTTGGCAGAGAGGACTATACCAGAACCAGAGCTGCGGAGGCTTAGAGACGCGGCATTGAGGATGAAGGAGAGGATGAGGGTTGGTCCAGGAGGGGTTACACATGCCATTGTGGAGAACATCCACAGTAAATGGAAGGTGGACGAGGTGGTCAAGATGAGGTTTGAAGGGCCTCCGAGCCTGAACATGAAGAGAACCCATGAGATACTAGAG GACAGGACTGGAGGAACTGTGATATGGAGGTCAGGGAGGTCGATTGTCTTATACCGAGGAATGAACTACAACCTTCGATGCGTGCAGTCATATGCCAAAATTGCGGAAGTTGATTCATCCGAAAATGCTGGCGATGCCATTGGTGTTGTACCCAGCTCTGAAGAGCATGACTTGCAAAAGCCAACTGTTGAGCATGATTTGCAAAAGCCAGTTGTTGAGCGTAATTCGCAAAAGTCAAGTGCAGAGGATGTGAAAAGATcgacatctgtcatgaatttctcTCAAGAAGCTACGGAAACGTTTGATATCGATAGCTTCTTGGATCAGTTGGGACCACGCTACAAGGATTGGTCTGGTCGCAGCCCCGTCCCTGTGGATGCTGACTTGCTTCCTGGTTTAGTTCCAGGGTACAAGCCACCATTTAGGCAACTTCCTTATAGGACTAAAATTAGTTTGAAAGATAAGGAAATGACAGCTTTGCGTAGACTTGCTAGACAAACTGCTCCACATTTCGCTCTAG GGAGAAACAGGGAACACCAAGGCTTAGCTGCTGCTATTGTTAAAGTATGGGAGAAAAGTTCTATTGTAAAGATTGCCATCAAGAGGGGGGTGCCAAACACATGCAACGATAGAATGGCGGAGGAAATCAAG AAATTGACAGGAGGAGTACTTGTTTCGAGGAACAAGGAGTATATTAATTTCTATAGGGGAAATGACTTCGTGACTCCTAAAGTAAGGAAGGTCTTGGTGGAACAGCAACAACACGCAATTACTCAGCAGGAACAGGAAGAGCTGGCCAGGCTTAAAGCATCAGCCTCAATTACTCCCATCCCCAAAGCATTAAAGAATCCTCTAGTTGCTGGCACTCTTGCAGAAACTAGAGAAGCCACATCTCGATGGGGAGATTCACTTAATGACGAGCTGAGGAAAAAGGAGAATAATCGTTTGATTTTGGCCAAACATACCTCTCTTTTGAAGAACATGAAGAGAAAACTGATTTTG GCGAAAACAAAGGTTGCAAAAGCAGAGATGGCTTTGGCGAAAGTTCAGGAATATCTCTCTCCAGCAGAGCTTCCAACGGATCTGGAAACTATTACAGACGAGGAGCGTTTCCTATTCCGCAGAATTGGCCTGAAAATGAAGGCCTTTTTGATGCTTG GCAGGCGGGAAGTTTTTGATGGTACTGTGCAAAACATGCACTTTCATTGGAAGCATCGAGAATTGGTCAAAATTGTTGTGAAGGGAAAGACCTTTGAACAAGTTAAACATATTGCAATCTCTCTAGAAGCTGAGAGTGGAGGTGTGCTCATTGCACTTGACAAGACAACAAAAGGATATTCAATCATTTTCTACCGTGGTAAGAACTATAAAAGGCCCCAAGTTTTAAAGCCACGGAACCTATTGACAAGGAGAAGAGCAATGGCACGGTCCATTGAGCTCCAAAGACGAGAG GCATTAAACCATCATATCTCAGTTCTGCGACACAAGATCTGGAAGTTGAAATCACAGCTT GTACAGATGAGGGCTGCTGGGAGAAAACAGGATGCAGAGTTACTCCAAACAGTTGAGGACGATTTGTCTTCAGATGATGATAATATACAG GATGAAGGGGATGAAGCTTACCTGCAAACTTACGGCAGCGACGATGAGGACGATGCGGACGATGATTCCAATGAATATCTCTGA